One segment of Bacteroidia bacterium DNA contains the following:
- a CDS encoding glycosyltransferase family 39 protein, with product MKTTFALSVSYFIVLLAASFSVFYNLGSSPLACWDESRQAINAIEMSDHGNPLITTFEGEVDLWNTKPSLLAATQALSMRIFGINEFALRLPTALSAVILCLFIFHFFVSQFKSVLGGIVAVFVLLSFSGYNGYHGVRTGDFEGFLALFSTAYLIAFFLYVESNNQKYLHWFGLFLVLTVLSKGVAGLMFAPGLAIYLALEGKLLRILSSQRFWATILVSASTILLYYLYRNIHNPGYLLAVYDNELGGRFGKVVEGHRGEWNYYISALFSNRASPWILLYPLGLLFWVYKLRTDRIFSKPILYFSLLTICWLFFISTAKTKIEWYDFPMFPLIAFTLGLLFAGISRHYTSRRFPYRNKKYVTLALVFIVVISSVKIIRIMNTPIPTCEYCIESNHFGELVNSGIQEGRDFSGYAWATGFKYYATPLFYIEKLKREQGQTVTRKRANQWEKGDKIFMLQPMLLDSVPQNMKAKLINNKFGILEVQME from the coding sequence ATGAAGACTACTTTTGCACTTTCTGTCTCTTATTTCATTGTTCTTTTGGCTGCTTCATTTTCTGTTTTCTACAACTTAGGTTCAAGTCCATTAGCCTGCTGGGATGAGAGCAGACAAGCCATAAACGCAATTGAAATGAGCGACCACGGCAACCCTTTAATTACTACTTTTGAGGGGGAAGTTGATTTGTGGAACACCAAGCCTTCATTGTTGGCAGCAACACAAGCACTCTCCATGCGAATATTTGGCATTAATGAATTTGCGCTTAGGCTACCCACAGCATTGTCAGCAGTAATACTTTGTTTATTCATTTTCCATTTTTTTGTTTCTCAATTCAAAAGTGTTTTGGGTGGAATTGTTGCGGTATTTGTCTTACTGTCTTTTAGTGGTTATAATGGCTATCATGGCGTTCGCACAGGGGACTTTGAAGGATTCTTAGCATTATTTTCAACGGCTTACCTCATTGCATTTTTTCTTTATGTTGAATCAAACAATCAAAAATACCTTCATTGGTTTGGGTTGTTTCTGGTGCTTACCGTACTAAGTAAAGGTGTGGCCGGACTCATGTTTGCACCCGGATTGGCTATATATTTAGCATTAGAAGGTAAATTATTGAGGATTCTATCTTCACAACGCTTTTGGGCAACTATTTTGGTGAGCGCATCAACAATTTTGCTCTATTATTTGTACAGAAACATTCACAACCCCGGCTATTTACTTGCAGTTTATGACAATGAACTCGGGGGCCGATTTGGCAAGGTAGTAGAAGGGCACAGGGGAGAATGGAATTACTATATTTCGGCATTATTTTCCAACCGCGCTTCACCTTGGATTCTTCTATATCCTTTAGGGCTCTTGTTTTGGGTTTATAAATTGCGTACAGACAGAATTTTTTCTAAACCCATTTTGTACTTCTCATTACTTACAATCTGTTGGTTATTCTTTATCAGTACTGCTAAAACAAAGATTGAATGGTATGACTTTCCAATGTTTCCTCTGATTGCATTTACCTTAGGCTTATTGTTTGCGGGCATTTCCAGACATTATACTTCACGCAGATTTCCTTATCGCAATAAGAAATATGTAACATTAGCCTTGGTATTCATTGTGGTAATATCAAGTGTTAAAATCATCAGAATTATGAACACCCCCATTCCCACTTGCGAATATTGTATTGAGTCAAATCATTTTGGAGAATTAGTCAATTCGGGGATACAAGAAGGACGTGATTTCTCAGGCTATGCTTGGGCGACCGGCTTTAAATATTACGCAACTCCCTTATTTTACATTGAAAAACTCAAACGAGAACAAGGGCAGACAGTAACAAGAAAACGTGCGAACCAATGGGAGAAGGGCGACAAGATCTTTATGTTGCAACCTATGCTGCTTGATTCTGTTCCTCAAAACATGAAAGCAAAATTGATAAACAATAAATTTGGCATTTTAGAAGTACAGATGGAATAA
- a CDS encoding histidine kinase, protein MNKKLRKFYFLCLCILSAANSYCQSIETTLQQAKQLYEQNNYPLAQEKYLQALKQAEKENNPTAMARASLSLARCHYFLYDHTASFKWSYNALYIAEKNHLDTLLSQAYYFLGVLYIEDEKVDSAEKYAFKAIELMQKENDFAHLSQTYSTLAELYLNTSKNPAKIEKMIAEAEKYAELSNDKGMLAFAKSKRYNYAFFFKKDYKEALEHINVAEKLYLETGNSEAILNAYRGKAECLIMLGDTSARTYMWKWFHFKDSILQKEKAENIAKFETLYETEKKEAENKILHEKNEQHKLILVIVVIVFLLFVAVALWLFNRNRLKKKQQELQMLQTLQKDKERIARDLHDNVGGQLSYIIYSLDGINDEDKEKRSEVTESINQSVKSVISSLRETIWAISDANINVQDFSDKLKVFARDLFKHSSTKISFTENITSKKELNALLGLSLYRICQEILNNAFKYAAATEVKIDVQCEEEKLLIMISDNGVGFDAAQKNDSTDSPHGKEQYGLQNIKKRATEFGVTLTLETEINRGTKYVLLV, encoded by the coding sequence ATGAATAAGAAACTACGTAAATTTTATTTTCTTTGCTTGTGCATACTTAGTGCAGCAAATTCATATTGCCAATCAATTGAAACAACACTGCAACAAGCCAAACAACTTTACGAACAGAATAACTATCCGCTTGCACAGGAAAAATATTTACAGGCTTTGAAGCAGGCAGAAAAGGAAAACAATCCTACTGCTATGGCTCGTGCTTCACTATCACTTGCCCGATGTCATTACTTTTTGTACGACCATACTGCTTCTTTCAAATGGTCTTACAATGCTTTGTATATTGCTGAAAAAAATCATCTTGACACCTTGCTTTCTCAGGCATATTACTTTTTGGGTGTTTTGTACATCGAAGACGAAAAGGTTGATTCTGCCGAAAAATATGCTTTCAAAGCGATTGAGCTAATGCAAAAGGAAAACGACTTTGCTCATTTATCGCAAACTTATTCCACTCTTGCCGAACTGTACTTGAACACTTCAAAAAATCCTGCGAAAATTGAAAAGATGATAGCCGAAGCCGAAAAGTATGCCGAATTGTCAAATGACAAAGGTATGCTGGCTTTTGCAAAAAGCAAACGTTACAATTATGCTTTCTTCTTTAAAAAGGATTACAAAGAGGCGTTAGAGCATATCAACGTAGCTGAAAAACTCTATTTGGAAACGGGAAACAGCGAAGCAATTTTAAACGCTTACAGAGGCAAAGCAGAATGTTTGATTATGTTAGGAGATACTTCTGCACGAACGTATATGTGGAAATGGTTTCACTTCAAAGATTCAATATTGCAAAAAGAGAAAGCAGAGAACATCGCAAAATTTGAAACACTCTATGAAACCGAGAAGAAAGAAGCCGAGAACAAAATTTTGCATGAGAAAAACGAACAACATAAGTTGATACTTGTGATTGTCGTAATCGTATTCCTGCTTTTCGTTGCAGTGGCATTGTGGTTATTCAACAGAAATCGTTTAAAGAAAAAACAACAAGAACTACAGATGCTGCAAACCTTGCAAAAAGATAAAGAACGAATAGCAAGAGATTTGCACGATAATGTTGGCGGGCAGCTTTCGTATATTATTTATTCATTGGACGGCATAAATGATGAGGACAAAGAAAAGCGCAGTGAAGTAACAGAAAGTATCAACCAATCTGTAAAAAGTGTTATTAGTAGTCTGCGTGAAACGATTTGGGCAATCAGCGATGCAAATATCAACGTACAGGATTTTTCGGATAAGCTGAAAGTGTTTGCAAGAGATTTGTTTAAGCACAGCAGCACAAAAATCAGTTTTACCGAAAACATTACCTCTAAAAAAGAACTCAATGCTTTGTTAGGTCTGAGCCTTTACCGTATATGTCAGGAAATTCTAAACAACGCTTTCAAATATGCTGCTGCCACCGAAGTAAAAATTGACGTACAGTGCGAAGAAGAAAAACTGTTGATAATGATTAGCGATAATGGCGTTGGCTTTGATGCCGCACAAAAAAACGATTCGACAGACTCACCGCATGGCAAGGAACAATACGGACTGCAAAACATTAAAAAACGTGCGACAGAGTTTGGCGTAACGCTTACGTTGGAAACGGAAATAAACAGAGGAACAAAGTATGTGTTGTTAGTATAA
- a CDS encoding GH3 auxin-responsive promoter family protein, whose protein sequence is MSIKKALSKPFARFIVNKIKKWSVEPEKTQNIVFQQLIKGLRQTKFGIEHHADQIHTYEDFKKNIPIRDYEDLKPWIERVVMGEQDVLWKGKPIYLAKTSGTTSGAKYIPITKDSISNHIDSARNAILTYINRTGKTDFVDGKMIFLQGSPILTQKSGINTGRLSGIVAHHVPQYLLKNRMPSWEVNCIEDWEEKVTQIAHETLNQRMTLISGIPPWVQMYFEKLIESSGKQNIKEIFPDFNLFIYGGVNYEPYRAKIENSIGRKVDSIETYPASEGFIAYQDGEAGEGLLMVLNHGIFYEFIPAENYFDNNPPRLSIHDVELNKNYAVIINSNAGLWGYSIGDTVKFVSKYPHRIVVTGRIKHFISAFGEHVIGEEVEAALREAVAKHPCRISEFTVAPQVNPKEGLPYHEWFIEFEQVPENLEAFAQEIDLNLQHKNVYYKDLITGNILKPLVIKSLTPNTFVEYMKKEGKLGGQNKLPRLSNDRKIADKLL, encoded by the coding sequence ATGTCAATTAAAAAAGCCTTATCTAAACCATTTGCCAGATTTATCGTCAACAAAATAAAGAAATGGAGTGTTGAACCCGAAAAAACACAAAACATTGTTTTTCAGCAGCTAATCAAAGGGCTAAGGCAAACAAAATTCGGCATTGAACATCACGCTGACCAAATTCACACATACGAAGATTTCAAAAAAAATATTCCAATCCGAGACTATGAAGATTTAAAACCTTGGATTGAAAGGGTTGTAATGGGCGAACAAGATGTATTATGGAAAGGGAAGCCTATTTACTTAGCTAAAACATCGGGCACAACTTCAGGAGCCAAATACATTCCTATCACAAAAGACTCCATTTCCAATCATATTGACTCAGCACGAAACGCCATCTTGACCTATATCAACCGAACCGGCAAAACAGATTTTGTAGATGGGAAAATGATTTTTCTACAAGGCAGCCCCATTTTGACTCAAAAGTCAGGTATCAATACCGGACGACTTTCAGGAATTGTGGCTCATCATGTCCCTCAATATTTGCTGAAAAATCGCATGCCTTCATGGGAAGTCAATTGTATTGAAGATTGGGAAGAAAAAGTAACCCAAATTGCACACGAAACACTGAACCAAAGAATGACATTAATTAGTGGCATTCCGCCTTGGGTTCAGATGTACTTTGAAAAACTGATAGAAAGTTCAGGAAAACAAAATATCAAAGAGATTTTCCCCGATTTCAACCTCTTTATTTATGGCGGTGTTAACTATGAACCTTATCGCGCTAAAATCGAAAACAGCATTGGGAGAAAAGTAGATAGCATAGAAACATATCCTGCATCAGAAGGTTTTATCGCCTATCAAGACGGAGAAGCAGGTGAAGGATTACTCATGGTACTGAATCACGGAATTTTTTATGAATTTATTCCTGCTGAAAACTACTTTGACAACAATCCTCCTCGCCTTTCCATTCATGATGTAGAACTCAATAAGAATTATGCAGTTATAATCAATTCAAATGCAGGTTTATGGGGTTACTCCATTGGAGATACTGTCAAATTTGTAAGTAAATATCCTCACAGAATTGTGGTAACGGGCAGGATTAAACATTTCATCTCTGCTTTTGGAGAGCATGTAATTGGAGAAGAGGTTGAAGCGGCTTTGAGAGAAGCGGTAGCAAAACACCCTTGCCGCATCAGTGAGTTTACCGTTGCACCCCAAGTCAACCCTAAAGAAGGACTACCCTATCACGAATGGTTTATAGAATTTGAGCAAGTCCCTGAAAACTTAGAAGCATTTGCCCAAGAGATTGATTTAAACCTTCAACACAAAAATGTTTACTACAAAGATTTAATCACAGGAAACATTTTAAAACCATTGGTCATCAAGAGCCTGACTCCCAACACATTTGTTGAATACATGAAAAAAGAAGGCAAGCTAGGTGGTCAAAACAAATTACCGCGCCTTAGCAACGACAGAAAGATTGCAGATAAATTGTTATAG
- a CDS encoding ATP-binding protein, with amino-acid sequence MDNILYFQRKNSKEKLRQEQKQVVIAAQKESFSTKDLSLLRTALADMPIARNFATIITGIRRCGKSTLLLQLLKKNYKSALYLNFEDIRLTGFEHSDFVRLKNEIDRQKQKALFFDKIQLVEKWEIFIHQLLNENYTVFVTGSNASLLSREMGTHLTGRHLSMELFPFSYPEFLRYNKIKASKNTVAAYLQSGEMPEFVKNKQPLILNALTEDIVIRDIAVRHNIRDTYPLKQLVVYLMSNVGKPLSANKLTGMFGIKSATTMLEYFAYCRDSYLVDFLPQFSYSLKAQARNPKKVYAIDTGFINAVSLSFSEDNRHKFENMIYLYLRRKYKELFFFKEKGECDFVVFENGKIQQLMQVCYHINDQNFEREYNGLLEAMKFFGKKEGTIVTMEQKDEFGKDGFSIKLVPAHEFLSS; translated from the coding sequence ATGGATAATATTTTATACTTTCAGCGTAAAAATTCTAAGGAGAAGCTTCGTCAGGAGCAAAAACAGGTAGTAATAGCTGCACAAAAGGAAAGCTTTTCAACTAAAGATTTATCCCTGTTGCGAACTGCTTTGGCAGATATGCCCATAGCAAGAAATTTTGCCACTATCATAACCGGCATCAGGCGATGCGGCAAAAGCACCTTGTTGTTGCAGTTGCTCAAAAAAAATTACAAAAGCGCCTTGTATCTCAATTTTGAAGACATCCGCCTTACGGGTTTTGAGCATTCTGATTTTGTCCGCCTGAAAAATGAAATAGACCGTCAAAAGCAAAAGGCACTTTTTTTTGACAAAATACAATTGGTTGAAAAATGGGAAATTTTTATACATCAACTGTTGAACGAAAATTATACAGTTTTTGTAACCGGTTCCAATGCTTCGCTACTGAGCAGGGAAATGGGAACGCACCTCACGGGCAGGCATCTTTCTATGGAATTATTTCCTTTCTCATACCCGGAATTTTTGAGGTATAACAAAATAAAAGCATCAAAAAATACCGTAGCTGCATATCTGCAAAGTGGCGAAATGCCTGAATTTGTAAAAAACAAACAGCCGCTTATTCTGAATGCTTTGACGGAAGATATTGTGATACGCGACATAGCCGTAAGGCATAATATACGCGACACCTACCCTTTAAAGCAATTAGTGGTGTATTTGATGTCGAATGTAGGGAAACCACTGTCGGCAAATAAGCTCACGGGAATGTTTGGTATAAAATCTGCTACAACAATGCTGGAATATTTCGCTTACTGCCGCGATAGTTACTTAGTTGATTTTTTGCCTCAATTCAGTTATTCGCTGAAAGCTCAGGCACGAAATCCCAAAAAAGTATATGCTATTGACACGGGCTTTATCAATGCGGTTTCGCTTTCCTTTTCGGAAGATAACAGACACAAATTCGAAAATATGATTTATCTGTACTTGAGAAGGAAATACAAGGAATTATTTTTTTTCAAAGAAAAAGGCGAATGTGATTTTGTGGTTTTTGAAAATGGCAAAATTCAGCAACTTATGCAGGTGTGTTACCACATCAATGACCAAAACTTTGAACGAGAATATAACGGTTTGTTGGAAGCGATGAAATTTTTCGGCAAAAAGGAAGGAACAATCGTAACAATGGAGCAAAAAGATGAATTTGGAAAAGACGGTTTCAGTATCAAACTTGTTCCCGCCCACGAGTTTTTAAGTTCATAG
- a CDS encoding T9SS type A sorting domain-containing protein, translated as MSVDASGNIYGTGLVNTGSSGSLDFGGISLPSNGSGSGESAITFKADSNGNMIWVKQSSNSNLNENISGYGIGLDDSGNVYSFGWVRDSLMFGLFTVSTNASQYLYGESDLYVVKYDNLGNELWAKTIVPAQADKNSILYNKMGMAVSNDGAIYLTGTCKPYGIPTIDFGNGVTVSTSPTSNNLYVIKLNTNGIAQWAKWTSPSFSFDNFYDVDIDPAGNCYVAGYWITGTGFDGLPAPTGGKNFVLILGNSPLSGIMDLSNSAFQFDFYSNPAQENVTISNLPSGSTLNIADITGKVVYSSVFNKEQTTINTTDFVNGVYIIRVENNGTVANRKLVISK; from the coding sequence TTGTCAGTTGATGCCTCAGGCAATATATATGGTACAGGATTGGTTAATACCGGTAGTTCAGGGTCGCTCGATTTTGGCGGAATATCCTTGCCTTCAAATGGTTCCGGTTCGGGTGAATCTGCAATTACTTTTAAAGCAGATAGTAATGGCAATATGATTTGGGTAAAACAAAGCAGCAATTCAAATCTTAATGAAAATATTAGTGGTTATGGTATTGGGTTAGACGATTCAGGTAATGTATACTCATTCGGATGGGTGCGGGACAGTCTTATGTTTGGATTATTCACGGTGAGCACCAATGCCAGCCAGTATCTATATGGAGAATCTGATCTATATGTAGTAAAATACGACAATTTAGGAAACGAATTATGGGCGAAAACTATAGTGCCTGCACAAGCTGATAAAAATTCCATTTTGTATAATAAGATGGGGATGGCAGTATCTAATGATGGAGCTATTTATTTGACAGGAACCTGTAAGCCCTATGGAATTCCTACGATTGATTTTGGAAACGGAGTAACCGTAAGTACCAGTCCTACTAGTAATAATCTTTATGTAATCAAGTTAAATACAAACGGAATTGCCCAATGGGCAAAATGGACAAGCCCAAGTTTTAGCTTCGATAATTTTTATGATGTAGATATTGATCCAGCAGGAAATTGTTATGTTGCCGGGTATTGGATAACCGGTACCGGTTTCGATGGCTTACCTGCACCAACCGGAGGTAAAAATTTTGTGTTAATATTAGGGAACAGCCCTTTATCGGGTATAATGGATTTGAGCAATAGTGCTTTCCAATTCGATTTTTATTCTAATCCTGCTCAAGAGAACGTAACAATCAGTAATCTGCCAAGCGGCTCAACCCTAAACATTGCAGACATTACAGGAAAAGTTGTTTACAGTTCAGTATTCAATAAAGAGCAAACCACAATTAATACCACCGATTTTGTAAACGGAGTTTACATCATTCGGGTTGAGAATAATGGCACAGTAGCTAACAGGAAACTGGTGATAAGCAAGTAA
- a CDS encoding response regulator transcription factor, with translation MIYIAIVDDKKNICLTLKDKLNNVPNYEVLFTAENGKDFLKEMREARNAIEPDVVLMDIDMPIMNGIEAVAEGKLRFPKTRYLMLTIFDEDEKIFNAIKAGADGYLLKDEPVEKIKEAIDSLMNGESAPLSPSIARKVLNLLTNTEHKFNKEVKSEQENEYNLTEREKDILTLLVDGLEYKEIAQELGLSPNTVRNNVTKIYSKLHVTSRMQAVKVVKRGKNDE, from the coding sequence ATGATTTACATTGCTATCGTTGATGATAAAAAAAATATTTGTCTTACATTAAAGGATAAACTCAATAATGTCCCCAATTATGAAGTACTGTTTACTGCTGAAAACGGAAAAGATTTTCTGAAAGAAATGCGGGAAGCAAGAAACGCCATTGAGCCTGATGTGGTGTTAATGGATATTGATATGCCAATAATGAACGGCATTGAAGCTGTGGCAGAGGGCAAATTACGTTTCCCGAAAACACGTTACCTGATGCTGACGATTTTTGACGAGGACGAAAAAATATTCAACGCCATAAAAGCAGGCGCAGACGGTTATTTGCTGAAAGACGAACCTGTTGAAAAAATTAAAGAAGCGATTGACAGTTTAATGAATGGCGAAAGTGCGCCATTATCGCCAAGCATTGCAAGAAAAGTTTTGAATTTGCTCACGAATACGGAACATAAATTCAACAAAGAAGTAAAATCCGAACAGGAAAACGAATACAACCTTACTGAAAGGGAAAAAGATATTTTAACGTTATTGGTGGACGGATTGGAATATAAAGAAATAGCACAGGAATTGGGTTTAAGCCCGAATACTGTTAGAAATAACGTTACTAAAATATACAGCAAGTTACACGTTACATCAAGAATGCAGGCTGTAAAGGTGGTAAAAAGAGGTAAAAACGATGAATAA
- a CDS encoding NADP-dependent malic enzyme yields the protein MSDSKLQQDALNYHSEGRPGKIEVIPTKPYSTKRDLSLAYSPGVAEPCIRIAENTEDVYKYTAKGNLVAVISNGTAVLGLGNIGAEASKPVMEGKGLLFKIFADIDVFDIELNVNSIDEFVNCVKAMEPTFGGINLEDIKSPECFEIERRLRKELNIPIMHDDQHGTAIISGAGLLNALKIVNKDIDKVRMVVNGAGASAISCSKLFVSLGVNKENLIMLDSKGVIRKDRSDLDENKLYFATDQNFNHLEDALVGADVFVGLSKGNILTPEMVLSMAKDPIVFALANPEPEIDYELAVNTRADIVMATGRSDYPNQVNNVLGFPFIFRGALDVRATEINEEMKLAAVRALAALTLEPVPEAVSIAYKQEGLSFGRNYIIPKPLDPRLIEVVAPAVAQAAMDSGVAKRPITNMERYKQELRDRLGLDNKFMRRVNSMARKNPKTVVFVEADNFKILKAAQISLEEGIARPILLGDKVKINSLIEEYKLDLQGVQMIDPWEESAKRSQYGEILYAKRQRKGLTLNEAKKLMKDRNYYGMMMLETGAADAVISGLTKNYSNTIRPALQVIGKEEGYSQVSGMYIMMTKKGPFFFADTTVNINPNWEELVEITRQVHKKVLDFGIEPKIAMLSYSNFGSSNGEIPSKMQKAVAYLHKNHPEINVDGEMQATFALNRELLSENFPFSTLANKEVNTFIFPELASGNIAYNFAKSFGKAETMGPILMGLKRSVHILQLASSVREIVNMVAVAVIDAQGKSGATSQVVSRSAGE from the coding sequence ATGTCAGATAGTAAATTACAGCAGGATGCGTTGAATTATCATTCAGAAGGTCGTCCCGGAAAAATTGAAGTTATACCGACAAAACCATATTCTACAAAGAGAGACCTAAGTTTGGCATATTCACCTGGTGTTGCCGAACCTTGTATAAGAATAGCAGAAAATACGGAAGATGTATATAAATACACAGCCAAGGGTAACTTAGTTGCTGTGATTTCAAACGGAACTGCTGTTTTGGGTTTAGGTAATATTGGTGCAGAAGCATCTAAACCGGTGATGGAAGGAAAGGGGCTTCTCTTTAAAATTTTTGCAGATATTGATGTGTTCGATATTGAACTGAACGTAAATTCTATAGATGAATTTGTTAACTGTGTCAAAGCTATGGAGCCAACGTTTGGTGGAATCAATCTGGAAGATATTAAATCGCCCGAATGTTTTGAAATTGAACGCAGACTACGCAAAGAACTCAATATTCCAATAATGCATGATGATCAGCACGGGACTGCAATAATCTCAGGCGCAGGCTTGCTTAATGCACTTAAGATTGTAAATAAGGATATTGACAAAGTCAGAATGGTAGTAAATGGTGCGGGTGCATCTGCTATTTCTTGTTCTAAATTGTTTGTGTCTTTAGGTGTTAACAAAGAAAATTTGATTATGTTGGACAGCAAAGGCGTAATACGAAAAGATAGATCAGACTTGGATGAAAACAAACTCTACTTTGCAACCGATCAAAACTTTAATCATCTCGAAGATGCATTGGTAGGTGCAGATGTTTTTGTTGGATTATCCAAGGGCAATATTCTGACTCCTGAAATGGTGCTGAGTATGGCTAAAGACCCGATTGTTTTTGCATTGGCAAATCCTGAACCGGAAATAGACTATGAACTTGCCGTCAACACCCGTGCAGATATTGTAATGGCAACAGGTAGGAGCGATTATCCTAATCAAGTAAATAATGTTTTGGGTTTTCCTTTTATCTTTAGAGGTGCACTCGATGTTAGAGCTACAGAAATCAATGAAGAAATGAAGTTGGCTGCTGTTCGTGCATTAGCAGCACTCACTTTAGAGCCTGTGCCGGAGGCTGTAAGTATTGCTTATAAACAAGAGGGGCTGTCTTTTGGACGTAATTACATCATTCCCAAACCGTTGGATCCGCGATTGATTGAAGTGGTAGCACCCGCTGTTGCACAAGCAGCAATGGATAGTGGGGTTGCTAAACGACCTATTACCAACATGGAAAGGTATAAACAAGAGTTGAGAGATAGATTAGGCTTGGATAATAAGTTTATGAGAAGAGTAAACTCTATGGCACGTAAGAACCCTAAAACTGTTGTTTTTGTTGAAGCAGATAACTTTAAAATATTGAAAGCTGCTCAAATCAGCTTGGAAGAAGGAATTGCGCGCCCAATTTTATTAGGCGATAAAGTAAAGATTAATTCACTTATTGAAGAATATAAATTAGACTTACAAGGGGTGCAAATGATAGACCCTTGGGAAGAAAGTGCAAAGCGTAGTCAATATGGTGAAATTCTATATGCAAAACGTCAACGTAAAGGACTGACGCTCAATGAAGCTAAGAAGTTAATGAAAGATCGTAATTACTATGGAATGATGATGTTGGAAACAGGCGCAGCCGATGCGGTAATCTCCGGTTTGACAAAAAATTATTCTAATACCATACGTCCGGCATTGCAAGTAATAGGTAAGGAGGAAGGTTATTCGCAGGTTTCTGGCATGTATATTATGATGACCAAGAAAGGACCGTTCTTCTTTGCAGATACAACAGTCAATATCAATCCAAACTGGGAAGAACTTGTTGAGATTACAAGGCAAGTGCATAAGAAGGTGCTTGATTTTGGAATAGAGCCAAAGATTGCAATGCTCTCTTATTCAAACTTCGGTTCTTCTAATGGCGAAATACCAAGTAAAATGCAAAAGGCAGTCGCTTATCTACATAAAAATCACCCTGAAATAAACGTAGATGGCGAAATGCAAGCAACATTCGCGCTCAACCGTGAATTGCTGTCAGAAAACTTTCCTTTTAGCACATTGGCAAATAAAGAAGTAAATACCTTTATTTTCCCTGAACTGGCTTCAGGCAATATAGCTTATAATTTTGCCAAAAGCTTTGGAAAGGCTGAAACAATGGGACCAATTTTAATGGGACTTAAAAGGTCTGTACATATTCTGCAGTTAGCAAGTAGTGTTCGAGAAATTGTGAACATGGTAGCTGTTGCTGTTATTGATGCACAAGGCAAAAGCGGTGCAACTTCGCAAGTTGTTTCTCGTAGTGCCGGAGAATAA